In the Wyeomyia smithii strain HCP4-BCI-WySm-NY-G18 chromosome 2, ASM2978416v1, whole genome shotgun sequence genome, one interval contains:
- the LOC129719625 gene encoding alpha-N-acetylgalactosamine-specific lectin-like, with the protein MRLALVDTAEKHEALVTAANATELHSTGFFGLWLGASDLAREGNFVWHDTGARMTFAKWKPGEPMGSNERCVNLYHWKGQGFVWTWNNAPCSTSLYAVCENRDPCAVEVF; encoded by the coding sequence ATGCGTTTGGCACTGGTTGACACGGCCGAAAAGCACGAAGCCTTGGTCACGGCAGCCAACGCAACGGAACTGCACTCAACCGGTTTCTTTGGCTTGTGGCTTGGAGCGAGTGACCTCGCACGCGAAGGAAATTTCGTCTGGCATGACACCGGCGCACGGATGACATTCGCTAAATGGAAGCCAGGAGAACCGATGGGGTCCAACGAACGTTGCGTGAATCTGTACCACTGGAAGGGGCAAGGTTTTGTCTGGACGTGGAACAATGCACCTTGCTCCACTAGTTTGTATGCAGTCTGTGAAAACCGGGATCCGTGCGCGGTGGAAGTGTTCTAA